In Sparus aurata chromosome 2, fSpaAur1.1, whole genome shotgun sequence, a single genomic region encodes these proteins:
- the LOC115571754 gene encoding extracellular calcium-sensing receptor-like: MSLCLWFLTRCSSTALFLLLQSVVGRQTGLVVVQATVCSRWGVPSDKSLSQDGDVIIGGLFNLYYIPSAVEQGYTKLPTYEPCKGLAVEPLKYTYAMAFAVEEINRNSTLLPGVKLGYRILDSCFRYPWALQGALSMVGGDMHSCNLMASTPQSADGQLVPLLIGAAASTTGIMLSRILGPLSVPVISYLASCPCLSDRTKFPNFFRTIPSDIYQARAMAQLAIRFNWTWIGAVIVNNDYGQLAIQVFQEEIRGKGVCLEFIETVHRETIVNDARRAALKIKASTATVILIFCWYTDVKKLFLELAKRNVTDRQFLASEAWSTSDDLLQDLAISRVASGVLGVAIRSSTIPGFENYLRSMHPSHRPDDEFFREFWQKEFGCTPGAEQSQETRSSNFTSPRRTWPNHSSNVSSSSLTKEILLKTSLPACSGTESLEGVQHPFTDTSQLRVAYNVYLAVYAAAHALHSLLSCPNRDSPPGNNSSTCSSPKHIKPRELLQHLNTVNVTTPQGEMFNFQGADIPAKYDLVNWQNTPAGSLKLVLIGRVDGFDLHLNESAIQWSTGTNQVPVSVCSESCPPGTRKANRKGEPLCCFDCIPCAEGEISNKTGSLHCERCPSEFWSNVERTACVPRQLDFLSFNETLGITLTTAAVSGAAVTTAVFVVFLYYRKTPMVRANNSELSFLLLLSLKLCFLCSLVFIGRPSVWSCRFQQAAFGISFVLCVSCLLVKTLVVLAVFRSARPGAETLMKWFGPGQQRGSVGLFTSVQVVICAIWLSLSPPEPRRDLGFQGSKVTLECSMASVVGFSLVLGYIGLLACTCLLLAFLARKLPDNFNEAKLITFSMLIFCAVWVAFVPAYISSPGKYVVAVEIFAILASSYGLLICIFAPKCFIILCRPEKNTKKHLMAR; this comes from the exons atgtctttatgccTCTGGTTCCTCACTCGGTGCTCCTCCACAGCCCTCTTCCTGCTGCTTCAAAGTGTAGTGGGCAGACAGACGGGGCTGGTGGTGGTTCAGGCAACAGTGTGCTCCCGTTGGGGTGTGCCAAGCGACAAGAGCCTCTCCCAGGATGGAGATGTGATTATTGGTGGACTTTTTAATCTCTATTACATACCTTCAGCTGTAGAACAGGGCTACACCAAGCTGCCAACTTATGAACCTTGCAAAGG TTTAGCTGTAGAGCCCTTAAAATATACATATGCTATGGCATTTGCGGTGGAGGAAATCAATCGTAACAGCACCCTGCTACCAGGAGTGAAGCTGGGCTACCGTATACTTGACAGTTGTTTTCGATATCCCTGGGCTCTGCAAGGTGCACTGTCAATGGTTGGAGGAGACATGCACAGCTGCAACCTAATGGCTTCTACACCTCAATCTGCAGATGGTCAGCTTGTTCCTTTGCTCATTGGTGCTGCTGCATCTACAACAGGCATAATGCTGTCCAGGATACTGGGACCTCTCTCTGTGCCGGTG ATCAGTTACTTGGCTAGCTGCCCCTGTCTTAGTGACAGGACAAAATTTCCTAACTTCTTCAGAACAATCCCCAGTGATATTTACCAAGCCAGGGCCATGGCACAACTGGCCATACGCTTCAACTGGACATGGATCGGAGCGGTGATCGTAAACAATGATTATGGTCAATTAGCAATACAG GTATTTCAGGAGGAGATTCGGGGGAAAGGAGTGTGTTTGGAATTCATAGAGACTGTTCACAGAGAAACTATAGTGAATGATGCCAGACGTGCAGCTCTCAAAATTAAAGCTTCAACTGCAACAGTGATTCTGATCTTTTGCTGGTATACAGATGTAAAGAAATTATTTCTGGAATTGGCCAAGAGAAAT gtgacagacagacagtttttGGCCAGTGAGGCTTGGAGCACCAGTGATGATCTTCTTCAGGATCTTGCCATCTCGAGAGTGGCAAGTGGTGTTCTTGGAGTGGCCATTCGAAGTTCAACAATACCTGGATTTGAAAATTATCTCAGGAGTATGCACCCAAGTCATCGTCCTGATGATGAATTCTTCCGAGAATTCTGGCAAAAGGAGTTTGGATGCACTCCTGGAGCTGAACAATCGCAAGAAACACGGTCTTCAAATTTCACTTCACCACGCAGAACATGGCCTAACCATTCATCAAatgtttcttcttcatctttgacCAAAGAGATCCTTCTAAAAACTTCTCTACCAGCCTGCAGTGGGACAGAGTCCCTGGAGGGAGTGCAGCATCCCTTCACTGACACCTCTCAGCTAAGGGTGGCATATAATGTGTACCTGGCTGTTTATGCTGCAGCCCATGCCCTCCACAGCCTTCTCTCCTGCCCAAACAGAGACAGCCCTCCTGGAAacaacagctccacctgctcctctcCGAAACACATCAAACCCAGAGAG CTGTTGCAGCACTTGAACACAGTGAACGTCACCACACCACAAggagaaatgtttaatttccaaGGTGCTGACATTCCAGCGAAGTACGACCTTGTCAACTGGCAGAACACCCCTGCGGGGTCACTTAAACTTGTTTTGATTGGTCGCGTGGATGGGTTTGACCTCCACCTTAATGAGTCAGCTATTCAGTGGAGCACAGGAACCAATCAG GTTCCTGTTTCAGTGTGCAGTGAGAGCTGCCCCCCAGGTACCAGAAAGGCCAACAGGAAAGGAGAACCTCTCTGCTGCTTTGACTGTATCCCATGTGCTGAAGGGGAGATTAGCAATAAAACCG GTTCTCTTCACTGTGAGCGTTGTCCATCTGAGTTCTGGTCCAATGTTGAACGAACAGCCTGTGTCCCTCGTCAGCTggattttctttcctttaatgAAACATTGGGCATTACTCTGACCACTGCAGCTGTGTCTGGTGCTGCAGTaacaacagctgtgtttgtggtgtttctTTACTACCGCAAAACACCTATG GTGCGAGCCAACAATTCAGAACTGAGCTTCCTGCTTCTTCTGTCTCTGAAGCTCTGCTTCCTGTGCTCACTGGTCTTCATCGGTCGTCCATCAGTCTGGTCCTGTCGGTTCCAGCAGGCAGCCTTTGGGATCAGCTTTGTACTTTGTGTTTCCTGCCTCCTGGTCAAAACCCTCGTAGTTCTTGCTGTTTTCCGCTCAGCTCGGCCTGGTGCTGAAACCTTGATGAAGTGGTTTGGTCCGGGGCAACAGAGAGGAAGTGTTGGCCTCTTTACTTCTGTACAG GTAGTCATCTGTGCCATATGGCTGTCCCTCAGCCCCCCGGAGCCTCGACGTGATCTGGGTTTtcaagggtcaaaggtcaccctGGAGTGTTCCATGGCCTCTGTGGTGGGCTTCTCTCTGGTTCTGGGCTATATCGGCCTGCTGGCCTGCACCTGCCTCCTCTTGGCCTTTCTTGCTCGGAAACTCCCTGACAACTTCAACGAGGCAAAACTGATCACCTTCagcatgctgatattctgtGCTGTCTGGGTGGCCTTTGTCCCTGCTTACATTAGCTCTCCTGGGAAGTATGTTGTCGCTGTGGAAATTTTTGCAATCCTGGCCTCCAGCTATGGTTTACTGATCTGTATTTTTGCCCCCAAATGTTTCATCATTCTCTGTAGGCCTGAGAAAAACACTAAGAAACACCTTATGGCCAGATAG